A single window of Martelella sp. NC20 DNA harbors:
- a CDS encoding YciI family protein gives MPFFLMRCLHHPDMDLLRDEMRPRHREWVGGGGRGLVSVLIGSALIDEAGRSSGNFGILEAKTRADAEAFANGDPFSVAGIVATVEVTPLPATFQADRIGAPMSPRLGSG, from the coding sequence ATGCCGTTTTTCCTGATGCGTTGCCTGCACCACCCCGATATGGACTTGTTGCGGGATGAAATGCGCCCGCGGCACAGGGAATGGGTCGGCGGCGGCGGCCGGGGCCTCGTATCCGTACTGATCGGATCGGCGCTGATCGATGAGGCGGGGCGTTCATCGGGAAACTTCGGCATATTGGAGGCGAAGACCCGCGCCGATGCCGAGGCCTTCGCAAACGGCGACCCGTTCAGCGTGGCGGGCATTGTCGCAACAGTCGAGGTGACCCCGCTGCCCGCAACCTTTCAGGCGGACCGGATCGGCGCGCCGATGAGCCCGCGCCTCGGGTCAGGTTGA
- a CDS encoding feruloyl-CoA synthase, which translates to MTDMGKIRPVRVWEPRIRTEERADGSRLIWQEEELGPYPVRLADRILHWAEAAPERVWMAERGADGAWREITFGQLRDLMRRVGTFLLDHALSAERPLMILSENSLEHAVIALSAQYIGVPSAAVAPAYSLIAEGRSKLRDIVGEVTPGAVFARDAARFAPAIADVIDTGVPLILAGGAVPGRAHHDWESVIETEPSEAADAAFRATGPDTIAKFLFTSGTTGKPKAVIQTQRMMCANMAQVLDCYRFLGDAPPVLVDWAPWNHVASGNKVFNIALYNGGTYYIDAGKPTPTGMAETIRNLREISPSWYFNVPAGYEVLCEAMERDAVLRDNFFRNLRMIMYAGAGMASHTWHHLNVLSERSTGACTLMGSGLGSTETGPFAMFCTEPQDEPGNCGVPARGVTMKLVPVGGKMEVRFKGPNVTPGYWRRPDLTAAAFDDEGFYNMGDALRPAVPEEPARGFLFDGRTAENFKLQTGTWVAVGAMRTRLVDAMDGLVRDAVIAGEGEFELGALLLPFRPAIERLVEGGAGMSDEALYAHPAVLERLGDLLTDFAAHATGSSNRIARAMLMTGPLRMSRGEVTDKGSVNQRAVLANRADLVAALYAGGPQVIVAGKPSGRKAG; encoded by the coding sequence ATGACGGACATGGGGAAGATACGTCCGGTGCGGGTATGGGAGCCGCGCATCCGGACCGAGGAGCGCGCCGACGGCAGCCGGCTGATATGGCAGGAGGAGGAACTGGGACCTTATCCCGTTCGGCTCGCCGACCGCATACTGCATTGGGCCGAAGCCGCGCCGGAACGGGTGTGGATGGCCGAGCGCGGCGCGGACGGTGCGTGGCGCGAAATAACCTTCGGCCAATTGCGGGACCTGATGCGCCGCGTCGGCACGTTTCTTCTCGACCATGCGCTTTCGGCCGAACGCCCGCTGATGATCCTTTCCGAAAATTCGCTCGAACACGCGGTGATCGCGCTTTCGGCGCAATATATCGGCGTGCCCTCGGCGGCCGTGGCGCCGGCCTATTCGCTGATTGCGGAAGGCCGTAGCAAGCTTCGCGACATCGTGGGCGAGGTGACCCCCGGCGCGGTGTTCGCGAGGGATGCGGCGCGCTTTGCCCCGGCGATTGCCGATGTTATCGATACCGGCGTGCCGCTCATTCTGGCGGGCGGGGCGGTTCCGGGGCGCGCGCATCATGACTGGGAGAGCGTGATCGAGACCGAGCCGTCGGAAGCTGCCGACGCAGCCTTCCGCGCCACGGGGCCGGACACGATCGCGAAATTCCTGTTCACCTCCGGCACCACCGGCAAGCCCAAGGCCGTGATCCAGACGCAACGGATGATGTGCGCCAACATGGCGCAGGTGCTCGACTGCTACCGCTTTCTCGGCGATGCGCCGCCCGTTCTGGTGGACTGGGCGCCATGGAACCATGTGGCGAGCGGCAACAAGGTGTTCAATATCGCGCTTTATAACGGCGGTACCTATTATATCGACGCCGGCAAGCCGACGCCCACGGGCATGGCCGAGACCATCCGCAATCTGCGCGAGATTTCCCCGAGCTGGTATTTCAATGTGCCGGCGGGCTACGAGGTGCTGTGCGAGGCGATGGAGCGGGATGCGGTCCTGCGCGATAATTTCTTTCGCAATCTCAGGATGATCATGTATGCGGGCGCGGGCATGGCCAGCCACACATGGCATCATCTCAACGTGCTTTCCGAACGGTCCACTGGCGCGTGTACGCTGATGGGCTCGGGGCTTGGCTCCACCGAAACCGGCCCGTTCGCCATGTTCTGCACCGAGCCGCAGGACGAGCCGGGCAATTGCGGCGTTCCGGCGCGCGGCGTCACCATGAAACTGGTGCCGGTGGGCGGCAAGATGGAGGTCCGTTTCAAGGGGCCGAACGTCACGCCCGGCTACTGGCGAAGGCCCGATCTGACGGCAGCGGCTTTCGATGACGAGGGGTTCTACAATATGGGCGATGCCCTGCGCCCGGCGGTGCCGGAGGAGCCGGCCCGCGGCTTCCTGTTCGATGGCCGGACGGCGGAGAATTTCAAGCTTCAGACAGGCACCTGGGTTGCCGTCGGCGCGATGCGGACGCGGCTGGTCGATGCCATGGACGGGCTGGTCCGCGACGCGGTGATCGCCGGAGAGGGAGAGTTCGAACTCGGCGCGCTGCTTCTACCCTTCCGTCCGGCGATCGAGCGGCTGGTGGAGGGCGGAGCCGGGATGAGCGACGAGGCGCTTTATGCGCATCCGGCGGTTCTCGAACGCCTCGGCGATCTCCTGACGGATTTCGCGGCGCACGCAACCGGTTCGTCAAACCGGATCGCGCGCGCCATGCTGATGACCGGGCCGCTTCGGATGAGCAGGGGCGAGGTGACCGACAAGGGGTCCGTCAACCAGAGGGCCGTTCTTGCGAACCGGGCCGATCTCGTGGCCGCGCTCTATGCGGGCGGTCCGCAGGTGATCGTCGCGGGCAAGCCGTCCGGAAGAAAGGCCGGTTGA
- a CDS encoding alpha/beta fold hydrolase: MTTLLLIPGLVSDARVWNALASAAPDWLDLADADVTRDSTIQAMAARLLGETAGPLIPVGHSMGGRVALEMARQAPERIRGLVLANTGHDGRRPDEAPKRLARIARAHEDMAGLAAEWLPPMLAEGRDPDPALVEDLTAMVIAAGPEIHERQVRALMARPDAREYLAAIACPVLLITGAEDGWSPERQHREIAAEVPGAEVLVIDRAGHFLPVERPQETAAAITGWLDAHREELDVRCA, translated from the coding sequence ATGACGACGTTACTTCTCATTCCCGGCCTGGTTTCCGACGCCCGCGTCTGGAACGCGCTGGCCTCCGCCGCGCCGGACTGGCTCGATCTCGCCGATGCCGACGTCACCCGCGATTCGACGATCCAGGCAATGGCCGCCCGGCTGCTCGGTGAAACCGCGGGGCCGCTGATCCCGGTCGGCCATTCCATGGGCGGTCGGGTAGCGCTGGAAATGGCCCGGCAGGCGCCGGAGCGGATACGCGGCCTCGTGCTTGCCAATACGGGGCACGACGGACGGCGGCCGGACGAGGCGCCCAAACGGCTTGCCCGGATCGCGCGCGCTCACGAGGACATGGCCGGCCTTGCCGCCGAATGGCTGCCGCCGATGCTGGCCGAGGGGCGGGATCCCGATCCCGCGCTCGTTGAGGACCTTACCGCAATGGTGATCGCGGCCGGGCCGGAAATCCACGAACGGCAGGTCCGCGCGCTGATGGCGCGCCCGGACGCCAGGGAATACCTTGCCGCGATCGCCTGCCCGGTCCTGCTGATCACAGGCGCCGAGGATGGCTGGTCACCCGAAAGACAACATCGCGAGATCGCCGCCGAGGTGCCGGGGGCCGAGGTTTTGGTGATCGACCGGGCGGGACATTTCCTGCCGGTGGAGCGCCCGCAGGAAACCGCCGCCGCGATAACCGGCTGGCTCGATGCACACAGGGAGGAACTGGATGTCCGATGCGCTTGA
- a CDS encoding MarR family winged helix-turn-helix transcriptional regulator, with protein MGQEPRLSPQLTDEVKLGELNASLGFLLRVAQVRVYDQFYERFGADDLRPGEFSMLWIIHLNPGIKQGLLAHTLRIKPAHMTKTVRRFEDQGLIEREIPDHDRRSVLLGLTERGEAFVAANRGNFFGEDAYNSHCLSADEAATLAHLLKRYCGLEAKEDP; from the coding sequence ATGGGGCAGGAACCGCGTCTTTCGCCACAACTTACCGATGAGGTCAAACTCGGCGAGCTCAATGCCTCGCTCGGTTTTCTGCTGCGCGTGGCCCAGGTGCGCGTCTATGACCAGTTCTACGAACGCTTCGGCGCCGACGACCTGCGTCCCGGCGAGTTCTCCATGCTCTGGATCATCCACCTGAACCCGGGCATCAAGCAGGGTCTGCTCGCCCATACATTGCGGATCAAGCCCGCCCACATGACCAAGACCGTGCGCCGGTTCGAGGATCAGGGCCTGATCGAACGGGAGATCCCCGATCACGACCGCCGGTCCGTACTGCTCGGACTGACGGAGAGAGGCGAGGCGTTCGTTGCCGCCAACCGCGGCAATTTCTTTGGAGAAGACGCCTATAACAGCCATTGCCTGAGCGCGGATGAGGCAGCCACGCTCGCGCATCTGCTCAAACGCTATTGTGGACTGGAGGCGAAAGAGGACCCATGA
- a CDS encoding amidohydrolase family protein gives MNFDDLIAFDVHVHAEEPCCTHRDDGYLEFQAGMAKYFKNPAGQDGMLPTVEETAAYFRERKIGCIIFPVDAERETGFRRYSNYEVAEIAAKNSDIMVPFASIDPAKGKLGIREAKSLIRDHGVRGFKFHPTYQGFYPNDRSAYGLYEVIEEEGGIALFHTGQTGVGSGMRGGMGMRLKYSNPIHLDDVAVDFPDLKIIAAHPSFPWQEEALAVAQHKPNVYIDLSGWSPKYFPPILVKYANSLLKHKLLFGSDWPAITPDRWLADFEKIDIKDEVRPLLLKENARKLLAL, from the coding sequence ATGAATTTCGACGACCTGATCGCCTTCGACGTCCACGTCCATGCGGAGGAGCCGTGCTGCACCCATCGTGACGACGGCTATCTCGAATTCCAGGCCGGCATGGCGAAGTATTTCAAAAATCCCGCAGGCCAGGACGGCATGCTGCCGACCGTGGAGGAAACCGCCGCCTATTTCCGCGAGCGCAAGATCGGCTGCATCATCTTTCCCGTCGATGCCGAGCGCGAAACCGGCTTCCGGCGCTACTCCAATTACGAAGTGGCGGAAATCGCGGCGAAGAACAGCGACATCATGGTCCCCTTCGCCTCCATCGACCCGGCCAAGGGCAAGCTCGGCATCCGCGAGGCGAAGAGCCTGATCCGCGATCACGGCGTGCGCGGTTTCAAGTTTCATCCGACCTATCAGGGCTTCTATCCCAATGACCGGTCAGCCTACGGGCTCTACGAGGTCATCGAGGAAGAAGGCGGCATCGCGCTGTTTCATACCGGGCAGACGGGGGTCGGCTCGGGCATGCGCGGCGGCATGGGCATGCGGCTGAAATATTCCAACCCGATCCATCTGGACGATGTGGCGGTGGACTTTCCCGATCTCAAGATCATCGCCGCCCATCCGTCCTTTCCCTGGCAGGAAGAGGCGCTCGCCGTCGCCCAGCACAAGCCCAATGTCTATATCGACCTGTCGGGCTGGAGCCCGAAATATTTTCCGCCGATCCTGGTGAAATACGCCAATTCGCTGCTGAAGCACAAATTGCTTTTCGGCTCCGACTGGCCCGCCATCACGCCGGACCGCTGGCTCGCCGATTTCGAGAAGATCGACATCAAGGACGAGGTTCGCCCGCTGCTTTTGAAGGAGAATGCGAGGAAGCTGCTGGCGCTGTAA
- the ligM gene encoding vanillate/3-O-methylgallate O-demethylase, producing MYTFLRAGRSEEVSGQSLSSVLKGFSNPVELLRNSRAGIYVYPVVAPEFSNWRSEQVAWRNTAVLFDQTHHMDELIVEGPDAVAFLAYVGINAFGNFDLNRAKHFVPVTPAGHVVGDMIIFRERDDKFILVGRQPTANWTKFQAAIGKWNVRLVHDPRSDSRPEGERVLRTHYRYQIQGPDANRILDAINGGPVPEIKFFHVDWINVGSKRVQALRHGMAGAPGLEIWGPYSDKAYILSTILDAAAKTGVDLRRVGSRAYSTNTLESGWIPSPLPGIYSGDGMMADYRDWLGSDAYEAVGSIGGSFVSDNVEDYYTNPFELGYGFYIGWKKDDFIGKDALARLKDAPSNRKKVTFEWNPEDVLKVIASSFEEGTPFKWIDFPQPNYASSTADMVMNGDRMVGMSMFNGYSYNERRVLSLGVVSQDVNVGDVLTLKWGEPEATQKTSVEPHRQADIRVRVSPTPYAAEARENYADSWRTKVAG from the coding sequence ATGTATACATTTTTGCGAGCTGGGAGGAGCGAAGAAGTGTCAGGTCAAAGTCTATCATCTGTATTGAAGGGGTTTTCGAACCCTGTTGAGCTTCTGCGGAATTCGCGCGCTGGCATATATGTATACCCCGTTGTGGCGCCGGAGTTTTCCAACTGGCGCAGCGAGCAGGTGGCGTGGCGCAACACCGCGGTGCTGTTCGACCAGACCCATCATATGGATGAATTGATCGTTGAAGGGCCGGATGCGGTGGCGTTTCTCGCTTATGTCGGGATCAATGCTTTCGGAAATTTCGACCTGAACCGGGCCAAGCATTTCGTTCCGGTCACCCCGGCGGGCCATGTCGTCGGCGACATGATCATCTTTCGCGAGCGCGACGACAAGTTCATCCTCGTCGGCCGTCAGCCGACCGCCAACTGGACCAAGTTCCAGGCCGCCATCGGCAAGTGGAATGTGCGGCTGGTCCACGATCCGCGTTCGGATTCGCGCCCCGAGGGCGAGCGCGTGCTGCGCACTCATTACCGCTACCAGATCCAGGGGCCGGACGCGAACAGGATCCTCGACGCCATCAATGGCGGGCCGGTTCCCGAAATCAAGTTCTTCCATGTCGACTGGATCAATGTCGGCTCGAAGCGGGTGCAGGCGTTGCGTCATGGCATGGCCGGCGCGCCGGGCCTGGAAATCTGGGGACCTTATTCCGACAAGGCCTATATCCTGTCGACGATCCTCGATGCGGCGGCGAAAACCGGCGTGGATCTGCGCCGCGTCGGCTCCAGGGCCTATTCCACCAACACGCTGGAATCGGGATGGATTCCCTCGCCGCTGCCGGGCATCTATTCGGGCGACGGCATGATGGCGGACTACCGCGACTGGCTCGGATCGGACGCCTATGAGGCGGTCGGCTCGATCGGCGGCTCCTTCGTCTCCGACAATGTCGAGGACTATTACACCAACCCCTTCGAGCTCGGCTATGGCTTCTACATCGGCTGGAAGAAGGATGATTTCATCGGCAAGGATGCACTCGCCAGGCTCAAGGACGCGCCGTCCAACCGCAAGAAAGTGACCTTCGAGTGGAATCCGGAGGATGTGCTGAAGGTGATCGCCTCGAGCTTCGAGGAAGGCACGCCCTTCAAGTGGATCGACTTCCCGCAGCCGAACTATGCCTCCTCGACCGCCGATATGGTCATGAACGGGGACCGGATGGTCGGCATGTCGATGTTCAACGGCTACTCCTACAATGAACGCCGCGTGCTGTCGCTCGGCGTCGTCAGTCAGGACGTCAATGTCGGCGACGTGCTGACGCTGAAATGGGGCGAGCCGGAAGCGACGCAGAAGACCTCGGTCGAGCCGCACAGGCAGGCCGATATCCGCGTGCGCGTGTCGCCGACGCCCTATGCCGCCGAAGCCCGCGAGAATTACGCCGACAGTTGGCGCACCAAGGTGGCCGGCTGA
- the dctP gene encoding TRAP transporter substrate-binding protein DctP translates to MNRIHKFASLAAVALMVTGTASARELRLAPAGPPAHPAYYMYEHFAENIAENSNGAMTGMILGPEVVSLPQMKDALQTGLVDVGNVLPLYFPADMEVTGIAGDLALIGRNPHAMAMAMTEYGLTCEPCQEEFAKLGMVFLGAGSSNVYNLITTRPVHNADDLKGLRLRTGGAPYSRWAEHFGATPVNIGVGDTFEAMSQGTIDGTMASTVDLLSFRLIDIAGSVTLVPIGTYHVTSNFTVGLNTWRALTTEERAEIGMTAARANFDLTDRWAFQLPSAATEALANTDIEVITPDPAFMEASEAFAAQDVAARTALSGEEAVYFTELVEKWTAIADEVGNDPDALAQRMIDDVWSRIDFATYGL, encoded by the coding sequence ATGAATCGCATACACAAATTCGCATCATTGGCCGCCGTCGCATTGATGGTGACAGGCACCGCATCGGCGCGCGAGTTGCGCCTTGCACCGGCCGGGCCGCCGGCGCATCCGGCCTATTACATGTACGAGCATTTCGCCGAGAATATTGCCGAAAACTCCAATGGCGCCATGACCGGCATGATTCTGGGGCCGGAGGTCGTCTCGCTGCCGCAGATGAAGGATGCGCTGCAGACCGGCCTGGTGGATGTCGGCAATGTGCTGCCGCTCTATTTTCCGGCCGACATGGAAGTGACCGGCATTGCCGGCGATCTCGCCCTGATCGGCCGCAACCCGCACGCCATGGCCATGGCCATGACCGAATACGGCCTGACCTGCGAACCCTGCCAGGAGGAATTCGCCAAACTCGGCATGGTTTTCCTCGGCGCCGGTTCGTCCAATGTCTATAACCTGATCACCACCAGGCCCGTGCATAACGCCGACGATCTCAAGGGACTTCGCCTTCGCACCGGCGGCGCGCCCTATTCCCGCTGGGCCGAGCATTTCGGGGCCACGCCGGTCAATATCGGCGTGGGCGATACGTTCGAGGCGATGAGCCAGGGCACGATCGACGGCACGATGGCATCGACCGTCGACCTTCTGTCGTTCCGTCTGATCGACATCGCCGGGAGCGTCACCCTGGTGCCGATCGGCACCTATCACGTGACCTCGAACTTCACGGTCGGGCTCAACACCTGGCGCGCGCTCACGACGGAGGAGCGCGCGGAGATCGGCATGACCGCCGCGCGCGCCAATTTCGACCTGACCGACCGCTGGGCCTTCCAGTTGCCGTCTGCGGCAACCGAGGCGCTGGCGAACACCGATATCGAGGTGATCACGCCCGATCCGGCCTTCATGGAGGCGTCAGAAGCCTTTGCCGCGCAGGATGTGGCTGCCCGCACCGCGCTATCGGGCGAGGAAGCCGTCTACTTTACCGAGTTGGTGGAGAAATGGACCGCGATCGCTGACGAAGTCGGCAATGATCCGGACGCTCTGGCCCAGCGCATGATCGATGACGTCTGGAGCAGGATCGACTTTGCGACCTACGGTCTCTGA
- a CDS encoding GntR family transcriptional regulator: MMMDRQATAKTHTMRALVELRKRILDGAIPGGTRLFEVALAEDLQISRTPVREAMSRLAEEGLLERARSGGFLVRSFAYADVLDTIELRGVLEGTAARLAAERGVTEKALVEISGIVRALDGCVGVLPEDVDFESYSELNGEFHDALAALPRSATLERELTRAKQLPFASPSAFLPDKTKLSAFRRSLQVAQEQHREIVTAIAQRQGSRAEALAREHACAARRNLEYIFSKDRNLVSAVPGLALVAPDENALS, translated from the coding sequence ATGATGATGGACAGGCAGGCAACAGCGAAAACCCACACGATGCGGGCACTGGTGGAGTTGCGCAAGCGGATCCTTGACGGGGCCATTCCGGGCGGAACCCGGCTGTTCGAGGTGGCGCTGGCCGAGGATCTGCAGATTTCGCGCACGCCCGTGCGCGAGGCGATGTCGCGGCTGGCCGAGGAGGGGCTGCTGGAGCGCGCCCGCAGCGGCGGCTTTCTTGTCCGCAGCTTTGCCTATGCCGATGTGCTGGATACCATCGAGTTGCGCGGCGTGCTGGAAGGCACGGCGGCGCGGCTTGCGGCCGAGCGGGGGGTGACGGAAAAGGCGCTGGTGGAAATTTCGGGGATCGTGCGGGCGCTCGACGGCTGCGTCGGCGTTCTGCCGGAGGACGTCGATTTCGAGAGCTATTCGGAGCTGAACGGCGAATTCCACGATGCGCTTGCGGCACTTCCGCGTTCGGCCACGCTTGAGCGAGAACTGACGCGGGCCAAGCAATTGCCGTTTGCGTCTCCCTCGGCCTTCCTGCCCGACAAGACCAAGCTCTCCGCCTTCCGGCGGTCGCTGCAGGTGGCGCAGGAGCAGCATCGCGAAATCGTCACCGCGATTGCCCAGCGTCAGGGCTCGCGGGCCGAAGCGCTGGCGCGCGAACACGCCTGCGCGGCGCGGCGGAACCTCGAATATATCTTCTCGAAGGACCGCAACCTCGTAAGCGCCGTTCCCGGCCTCGCGCTCGTGGCGCCGGACGAGAACGCTCTGTCCTGA
- a CDS encoding SDR family NAD(P)-dependent oxidoreductase translates to MEINGMAALVTGAGSGLGAATARALAAKGAKVTVLDRNGEAAEAMAAEIGGLAAAGDVTEEADVTAALDAAEAAHGTVRIVVNCAGIGTAGRVVGREGPMPMADFERTLRVNLFGTFNVVRLCAHRMSLGEPVGESRGVIVNTASIAAFEGQIGQAAYAASKGGIVSMTLPLAREFARFGVRVNTLAPGVFVTPLLHNLPEEARQSIAAGIPFPARLGDPAEFAHAAVFCVENDYLNAEVIRLDGASRLAPK, encoded by the coding sequence ATGGAAATCAACGGTATGGCCGCACTGGTGACCGGGGCGGGTTCGGGGCTCGGCGCGGCGACGGCGCGCGCGCTTGCCGCAAAGGGCGCGAAGGTCACGGTGCTGGACAGAAATGGCGAGGCCGCGGAAGCGATGGCCGCGGAGATCGGCGGGCTGGCAGCCGCCGGCGACGTCACCGAGGAGGCGGATGTCACGGCCGCGCTCGATGCCGCCGAGGCAGCGCACGGCACGGTGCGTATTGTCGTCAACTGCGCCGGGATCGGCACGGCGGGCCGCGTGGTCGGCCGGGAGGGGCCGATGCCGATGGCCGATTTCGAACGGACGCTGAGGGTCAACCTGTTCGGCACCTTCAATGTCGTGAGGCTTTGCGCCCACCGGATGTCGCTTGGCGAACCGGTCGGCGAAAGTCGCGGCGTGATCGTCAATACCGCGTCGATTGCGGCTTTCGAAGGTCAGATCGGGCAGGCGGCCTATGCCGCGTCAAAGGGCGGCATCGTTTCCATGACGTTGCCGCTGGCGCGCGAATTCGCGCGGTTCGGCGTCCGGGTCAACACGCTGGCGCCGGGCGTGTTCGTGACCCCGCTGCTTCACAACCTGCCGGAGGAGGCGCGCCAGTCGATCGCCGCCGGCATTCCGTTTCCCGCCCGTCTCGGCGATCCGGCCGAATTTGCCCATGCGGCGGTCTTCTGCGTCGAAAACGACTACCTTAACGCAGAGGTGATCCGTCTCGACGGCGCCAGCCGGCTGGCGCCGAAGTAA
- a CDS encoding class III extradiol dioxygenase family protein: MAEIIGGVGTSHVPSIGVALDKGLDDTPDWKPFFDGYIPGRKWMADKKPDVAVVIFNDHGNTFFLDRVPTFAVGVADSYKPVDEGWGPRAVPDFEGAADLSWHIVDTLVENHFDPMVCREIEVDHGLQVPLELFFGRTETWPVKVVPIWVNTIQYPIPTPQRCWEMGVVLRKAIESFPGDDRVVIMGTGGLSHQLQGSRAGFINREADEAWLDGIANDYEKYRAMSRKDYVDQFGSEGAELIMWLVMRAAMNPHVEIRHRHYYAPASLTGAGMVVLENA; this comes from the coding sequence ATGGCCGAAATCATTGGCGGCGTGGGCACCAGCCATGTCCCCTCCATCGGCGTGGCGCTCGACAAGGGCCTTGACGACACGCCGGACTGGAAACCGTTCTTCGACGGCTACATTCCGGGCAGGAAGTGGATGGCGGACAAGAAGCCGGATGTCGCGGTGGTGATCTTCAACGATCACGGCAACACCTTCTTCCTCGACCGCGTGCCGACATTCGCCGTCGGCGTTGCCGACAGCTACAAGCCGGTGGACGAGGGCTGGGGGCCGCGCGCCGTGCCCGATTTCGAAGGCGCCGCCGACCTGTCCTGGCACATTGTCGACACCCTGGTCGAAAACCATTTCGACCCGATGGTCTGCCGCGAAATCGAGGTCGACCACGGGCTTCAGGTCCCGCTCGAACTGTTCTTCGGCCGGACGGAAACATGGCCGGTCAAGGTGGTGCCGATCTGGGTCAACACCATCCAGTATCCGATCCCGACCCCGCAGCGCTGCTGGGAGATGGGCGTGGTGCTGCGCAAGGCGATCGAGAGCTTTCCCGGTGACGACCGGGTCGTGATCATGGGCACCGGCGGCCTGTCGCACCAGCTTCAGGGCAGCCGCGCCGGTTTCATCAACCGCGAAGCCGACGAAGCATGGCTCGACGGCATCGCCAATGACTACGAAAAATACCGCGCCATGAGCCGCAAGGACTATGTCGACCAGTTCGGGTCGGAGGGAGCGGAACTGATCATGTGGCTGGTGATGCGCGCGGCCATGAACCCGCATGTCGAGATCAGGCACAGGCACTATTACGCGCCCGCCTCGCTCACCGGCGCCGGCATGGTCGTGCTGGAGAACGCGTGA
- a CDS encoding extradiol ring-cleavage dioxygenase, translated as MSDALEIPETPLFERERAKNGYLMNKMAMSLGRPENRAAFRADEEAFLDSFGLADAEKQAVMSRDWHRMVALGGNLFFILKIAAIDPVSMAEIGAAQAQMSREDFLKTRLGKM; from the coding sequence ATGTCCGATGCGCTTGAAATCCCCGAAACGCCGCTTTTCGAGCGGGAACGCGCCAAAAACGGCTACCTGATGAACAAGATGGCCATGTCGCTGGGCAGGCCGGAAAACCGCGCGGCCTTCCGGGCAGACGAGGAAGCGTTCCTCGACAGCTTTGGACTGGCAGACGCCGAGAAGCAGGCGGTGATGTCGCGCGACTGGCACAGGATGGTGGCGCTTGGCGGCAATCTGTTCTTCATCCTGAAGATCGCGGCGATCGATCCGGTGAGCATGGCTGAAATCGGCGCGGCACAGGCGCAGATGAGCCGGGAAGATTTCCTGAAGACAAGACTGGGGAAAATGTGA
- a CDS encoding crotonase/enoyl-CoA hydratase family protein — protein MTTGNTADLVTFEMRGDVALLGLNRPEKRNAISDRFVEALATAIERARHEARAGVIFGNGRHFCAGLDLSEHVKKSAFEGVQSSRRWHEVFGRIEFGPIPWFCALHGAVVGGGLELASAAQVRVADETAFFALPEGQRGIFVGGGGSVRTARLMGVARMMDMMLTGRSIDAATGESWNLAQYVVPAGKAVEKAVELAARAASNAELSNYAVINALPRMREMGRDDGLLMESFVSAFTATSPEAEERLIAFLEKRAAKVAAPGGG, from the coding sequence GTGACGACAGGGAATACGGCGGATCTGGTAACCTTTGAAATGCGCGGCGATGTCGCGCTTCTCGGGCTCAACCGTCCGGAAAAGCGCAATGCGATCAGCGACAGGTTCGTCGAAGCGCTGGCGACCGCCATCGAACGAGCGCGGCATGAGGCCCGGGCTGGTGTGATCTTCGGCAATGGCAGGCATTTCTGCGCTGGGCTGGACCTTTCCGAACATGTCAAGAAATCCGCTTTCGAGGGTGTGCAGAGCTCGCGCCGCTGGCATGAGGTTTTCGGCCGGATCGAGTTCGGCCCCATTCCATGGTTCTGCGCGCTTCACGGCGCCGTTGTCGGCGGCGGCCTTGAACTCGCCTCCGCCGCGCAGGTGCGGGTCGCAGACGAGACCGCCTTCTTCGCCCTGCCCGAGGGCCAGCGCGGCATCTTCGTCGGCGGCGGCGGTTCGGTGCGCACCGCGCGGCTGATGGGTGTGGCGCGGATGATGGACATGATGCTGACGGGCCGCTCGATCGACGCTGCGACCGGCGAAAGCTGGAATCTCGCGCAATATGTCGTCCCCGCCGGCAAAGCCGTCGAAAAGGCGGTGGAACTGGCAGCCAGGGCCGCCTCGAACGCGGAACTCTCCAACTATGCGGTCATCAACGCCCTGCCGCGCATGCGCGAGATGGGCCGCGACGACGGCCTTTTGATGGAAAGCTTCGTTTCCGCCTTTACCGCCACCTCGCCCGAGGCCGAAGAGCGGCTGATCGCCTTCCTCGAAAAGCGCGCCGCCAAGGTGGCGGCGCCCGGTGGAGGCTGA